In Sulfurospirillum tamanense, the genomic stretch TTTGCCATCACAACCCCCTTTTATAATATTGAATCCCATAGATGACTCCAGAAACCGCCAAAAGCCCAATCCCCAAAATGAGGGGATAAGGATGCATTTGCTCGTCTCTTAGCCACGGACGAATGAGTGAGAGCACCATGAGCATGTAGCCCACAGCACCCATGCTAGATAGGCTCACATCTAACCAAAAAGGCTTTACATGTAAGGGGCTAAAACCACGGCTTGTTTTCAACCCCAGCAACACCCCAAGCCCCAAGAGCATAACACCCAAAAGCATATCACCCCCAAAGAGCAACTCCCCTATCCCTAGGGCAAATGCCGCATATTTGAGCGCTTGCAAAAAGAGATGTTTTAGAGCCATTTGTTAATCACTATTGAACGGGATACATTTTTATCTTTTTCTTTTTTTTTGGGGTCTGGATTTTCTATATATTTATTGCCCATCAACTCTTTAATTTTCTCGGCCGCCTCTTTTTCATTGCCTTCAAACTCTCCAGATTCAAGTGCCCTTACAAGTGTGACTGGATCATTATTGAGCCTTAAAAACACTTGCTCAAGCGGTGAGAGTGTAGCAAGCTTGGTTTCAAACTCTGCTTTTTCTTTAGCTTCTTGGGCTGCTTGTTCGCGTTGCTTTTTGGCCTCATCGATAGCCTTGCTTGCCTTCTTATCCTCCACAAAGTGTCCGTATCCTGCGGCGGTTTTGGCTCCAGCCCCAAGCCATTCTAGGGCTTGTTGCAATGCTTCAAAAAGCTCTTTTAATGCCTCATTGTTCTCTTTTTTTACACGAGGGGCGATACCAAAAAGCAAAGAGCATGACTTTACCGCCAAAAAGCTTATGGGTACAGGCGTGTGCCAATCCGCTGGCACATTTGAGCCATCTTTTTTGGAATCCTTTCCTCCTTCTTCGTACCATTTACCCATATGTGGCGTCATCACATCTGCAGTTAATTCCACAGGCTTTACAGGAATAGCATCAAAGAAAATAAACTCACCCGCACGTGGTTTTTTTGTATCATCTGAGCCAAAAATTTGCGTGATTTTTTCTTTTTCCCATCCTAGCCACTGCTCACAATAAGAGCGCACCAACCCCTTTACTCCACTACCTGCTAGATAAGGAAGCCCTAGCGTAGGGTGCCATGCTAGTCCATTTTCTAAAGGATGGTCTATACCCATGCCTGTTACAAAATGCCATTCGTTTTTAAACACTTTACATGTACCGCCAAGGGATTCGATAAGGGCTATTTGTCTTTGGCTTGCTGCTTCAAGAACCTTTTCATCGCCCTTTTGACCTTGGAATTTTCCCAAAAAACCACTTTTATCTTGCTCTTTAAGTGGCCTCCCAAGTTCTTTCCATTCGTAAAACTTGTCAAACAACAAACCAAGGTGCATCTGTTTTGGATGTTGGTGGTCTTTATGGTCTTCATAAAGAGGTATCTGCCTTTTTGACACCGAGTTCTTTTCATGAGTAGGTCTTGCCATCATCGCCCTCCTTCTCTTCACCTATGAGTGCCTTGGCAAACTTCTTTACCCACGCTAGATACGCCATTGCTTCTACTTGGGCTAAACGGTAAGTGTGCATATCGCGACTCGTAATCGTAGTGAGAATATCTTGGGGCTTAGTGTTCTCAAAAGGTCTTCCTTTGCCACATAGCCATTCGGAGAGCATTTTTACGATTTCCTTATAAGGCTCTTCTGTTTTTCCCTTACAAAAAGCAATCGCCTGTCCTAAGCCATTTACATGTACCATCGTTGGCAGTCCATTTGCCAAAGAGGTAAATTTTTTGTCACTTTTAACCCCTTGCACCGCTTTTAGTGCATGGGCGGCGCGTTGTTGTTCGATGGTTTGCCTACTCATAGCACACTCCTTTGCACCATCCCATGCCCACGGTTTCATTGCCACCTACTTGGAGGTATTTGCCATGAAGTAATGCTCTCATCTGCGCCTTGGTTGCATCACGGTCGTTGCCGCTGTTGTCTCTTGCGCTATTGGCGATGAGTACAGAGTAGAGCACCGTTTCTGGCGGCAAACTCTCCTCGTACCACAAGGCTCCTTTTTGGACAGTTTTGTTTGCATTATTGATTTTAATATGGGCATTCACAGGGGTAGCAAACTGGCTCAAATGACCAAACATGCTATCACTGACGATTACAAGCTGTTGTTTCAAAACCTCTTCTGCACCCTCATCCATCACCTTTGCAAGTGCTTCTATCACCGCATCAAGATTTTTCTTTTCTACACTCAGTGCGTACTCTTCAAGATATAGTTTATCCTCACCCCCTGCCACAACTAGCACCTCTTCTTCGCCCACAGTAGGAACATTCCAGTTTAGTTTTTTTCCCACCATTAAGGCGTCTTTTTTAAACCGCTCCAACACATAAGGGCAAGTGACTAGCTTAAAATGTGTCGTCATAGAACGCACAGGCAAGAGCAAGATACGTGCGTCTGAGACGATGAGTGCCCCAGCATACTCTGAGCCACCTTTTGCATCATCACCAAACACCCATTTGGCCACATTTTCGTTAACATCTTTTTCCATCTTGGCACGCATAGCACCTTTTAAGGCTGAGCCAAATATCACAGGATAGCCCGTGGGAGCTTCGCGCATGATGGGCAAATCAATCGTGCCTAAGTTTTGTCCTGTTCCTGCCGCAATCGAAGTTCGTGCATTGAGTCCATAAAGTAACGCTGTCATGTTTTTCCTTTTTATTTTTTCCAGTATCCGCAAGCGATAAGCCCACGACCAAGTTCTTGTTCATCACCGAGTTGTTTTCCATGCCACTGTTGCACAAAAGCCTCTGCCTCATTTGTGCCTAACTCCACAAACCACACACTCCCAGCAGGCACATAGGATTGGGCTGTGCGAGAGCTATTGTTTTTCATGTCATACCCTCCCTCACGCAAGGCTTTACCAACGCAAGCACTGCTTACTTTATAAGCTTCTCCAAAGGGGGCTTTTGGGTCAAGCAGGGCTTGGGTTAGAAGTACAACGATGACACCTCTTGGCGCATCTTTTGGTTTTCGGGGTGATCGTAGCGGTGTTTGTGTTTTTATCTCAAAAAACGCTCCTCGTCCCTCACCACCTAAGCGACACACGCCAGTTTCAGGAAGATTTAGCTCTTCTAATCCCGCAAGAGAGAAAGAGGCTTTTACATCTTCTTTTAGCCGAATATGGCGGGTTTGGTATAGCATGCCCTCTTTTACAACACGTTTTTTATTGTCGCGTGCAATGCCCACACGGGATTCATTGGCAAATAACTCTTTTCCATCAATAAGCTTTAGGTTATTTGGTATATTTCCCGATAAAATCTCTAACAAATCCTCTTCTTTTATCCAACTTTTGAGCTCCGCAGCAGACTTATAGCGTGGCTCGTCTTTTGGGGTTTTTGGAAGTGTCGGCAAACACACCTTGCCCAAATCGCACTCTATGGCTTCGCCAATTTTCATGGTCGAAAAGGTGCGATTTTCTCCCTCGCCTACAAAAACAAGATGCAATGGCGTTGGGTAGAGTCGCTTTTTGCCCAACAAGGGAAACACGCCACCACATCGTAGTTTTCCTAGACTATGAGCATCACCCATAATCTCTTTGAGTTTTGGGTATTCTTGTGGGTATGCGCTCCATTTTACCCCGTGAAAATCCCCCGCATAGGTGCGGAGTGCGCCCAAAAGGGTGCGAACTGGCGGAGGAAAAACAGAGCTAAATTCACTGCCCCCAAAGCCACCCATAGGGCGTGCTTCTTTAAAAAACCATGTGTCTATAGGTGAAAAATGGATCTCTTTCATGCCGTTTCTCCTTTTTGTGCCAAAAAGCGCACCAGAAGTGCTCCATCGTGGGATAAGCCTTCTTTTTCGGTAGTGCATTGC encodes the following:
- the cmr6 gene encoding type III-B CRISPR module RAMP protein Cmr6, encoding MMARPTHEKNSVSKRQIPLYEDHKDHQHPKQMHLGLLFDKFYEWKELGRPLKEQDKSGFLGKFQGQKGDEKVLEAASQRQIALIESLGGTCKVFKNEWHFVTGMGIDHPLENGLAWHPTLGLPYLAGSGVKGLVRSYCEQWLGWEKEKITQIFGSDDTKKPRAGEFIFFDAIPVKPVELTADVMTPHMGKWYEEGGKDSKKDGSNVPADWHTPVPISFLAVKSCSLLFGIAPRVKKENNEALKELFEALQQALEWLGAGAKTAAGYGHFVEDKKASKAIDEAKKQREQAAQEAKEKAEFETKLATLSPLEQVFLRLNNDPVTLVRALESGEFEGNEKEAAEKIKELMGNKYIENPDPKKKEKDKNVSRSIVINKWL
- a CDS encoding type III-B CRISPR module-associated Cmr3 family protein gives rise to the protein MKEIHFSPIDTWFFKEARPMGGFGGSEFSSVFPPPVRTLLGALRTYAGDFHGVKWSAYPQEYPKLKEIMGDAHSLGKLRCGGVFPLLGKKRLYPTPLHLVFVGEGENRTFSTMKIGEAIECDLGKVCLPTLPKTPKDEPRYKSAAELKSWIKEEDLLEILSGNIPNNLKLIDGKELFANESRVGIARDNKKRVVKEGMLYQTRHIRLKEDVKASFSLAGLEELNLPETGVCRLGGEGRGAFFEIKTQTPLRSPRKPKDAPRGVIVVLLTQALLDPKAPFGEAYKVSSACVGKALREGGYDMKNNSSRTAQSYVPAGSVWFVELGTNEAEAFVQQWHGKQLGDEQELGRGLIACGYWKK
- the cmr5 gene encoding type III-B CRISPR module-associated protein Cmr5, whose protein sequence is MSRQTIEQQRAAHALKAVQGVKSDKKFTSLANGLPTMVHVNGLGQAIAFCKGKTEEPYKEIVKMLSEWLCGKGRPFENTKPQDILTTITSRDMHTYRLAQVEAMAYLAWVKKFAKALIGEEKEGDDGKTYS
- the cmr4 gene encoding type III-B CRISPR module RAMP protein Cmr4, giving the protein MTALLYGLNARTSIAAGTGQNLGTIDLPIMREAPTGYPVIFGSALKGAMRAKMEKDVNENVAKWVFGDDAKGGSEYAGALIVSDARILLLPVRSMTTHFKLVTCPYVLERFKKDALMVGKKLNWNVPTVGEEEVLVVAGGEDKLYLEEYALSVEKKNLDAVIEALAKVMDEGAEEVLKQQLVIVSDSMFGHLSQFATPVNAHIKINNANKTVQKGALWYEESLPPETVLYSVLIANSARDNSGNDRDATKAQMRALLHGKYLQVGGNETVGMGWCKGVCYE